A stretch of Campylobacter gracilis DNA encodes these proteins:
- a CDS encoding helix-turn-helix domain-containing protein encodes MLETSDIFNILHNAVEAKNNGKKISHAAMAQRLGVSMRTYQDWRLGTTKPQAATAICQMLCELDSDDAAFVLHKIKKLIGE; translated from the coding sequence ATGTTAGAAACGAGCGATATATTCAACATTTTGCACAATGCCGTCGAGGCCAAAAACAACGGCAAAAAGATCTCGCACGCCGCGATGGCGCAGAGGTTAGGCGTGTCGATGCGGACGTATCAGGACTGGCGCTTGGGCACGACCAAGCCGCAAGCCGCGACCGCGATATGCCAGATGTTGTGCGAGCTCGATAGCGACGACGCTGCGTTTGTGCTGCATAAGATAAAAAAACTTATAGGAGAGTAG